The Methanohalophilus portucalensis DNA window CATGTGGCCGAACTTTCCAAAGCTCTAGCTCTCTCCAAACCTCATGAAGAAGTGGATCAAATCAATGAAGAGGTAGGTTATTTCCAGGCCGTACGATCTATTCTGGTCAAGATTGACCGAAGTTCTGTAAAATCAAACAGGGAATTAAATTCGGCAATCAAGAATCTTGTCTCCCGGTCGATTGTAACTGATGAAATAATAGATATTTTTGATGCAGCCGGGCTCAAAAAACCGGATATATCTCTCCTGTCTGAAGATTTCCTCGATGAAGTGCGTACGCTTCCCCAGAAAAACCTTGCCTATGAGGTCCTGAAAAAATTACTCAATGATGAAATCAAAACCCGGACAAGGAAAAACCGAATCCAGGGTAAATCTTTTGCAGAGATGCTTGAAAAATCGGTTAACAAATATAAGAATCGCAGTATAGATAATGTGCGTATCATTGAGGAACTCATTGAACTGGCCCGTAAAATGCGGGAGGCAGATCTGCGCGGGGAAGATCTTGGTCTCACAGATGAAGAACTTGCTTTTTATGATGCCCTTGCAGCAAATGAGAGTGCTGTTGATGTGCTTGGCGATGATACCTTAAGGCTTATGGCTGAAGAACTCGTGCGCCTGATCCGCCAGAACGTCACAATTGACTGGACCCTGCGCAAAAACGTGCAGGCTAAAATGCGGGTAAACATAAAGCGGCTGCTCAAAAGATATGGTTATCCTCCGGACAAACAAAAAATGGCAACCCGAAATATCCTGGAGCAGGCAGAGATAGTATGCAGGGATGCGGCAGTTTCTGCCACCTAAATTTTAAATAAAGGTAAATAAAAAAAAGAGTTCAGGCCGATTGCTGAACTCTATCGAACTCTTCCTGTATCTCCGCGGCAGGTTCACGGTCCATTCTTGTTATCAATAGGATAACAATGCTGGAAAGGATAAATCCCGGAACGATCTCATAAAGATCAAAAATCCCTCCAGATAACTGCTTCCACAGGATTACCATTACACCGCCTGAGATCATCCCTCCGAGGACTGCATTTCTTGTCACCTTCCTGGAGAACAGGGAGAAAATAATGGCTGGGCCGAATGCCGCACCAAATCCTGCCCAGGCATAAGCCACCAGGTCCAGGACAGAGCTTGCCGGGTCCAGAGCGAAATAATAGGCAAGAAGGGATATTCCGATTACTGTGATACGCCCCATCCATACGAGTTCTCTCTGGGTGGCATTTGACTTGAAGACCAGTCTGTAGATGTCCTCTGTAAATGCGGATGCTGCCACAAGTAGCTGGGAATCAGCGGTACTCATTATAGCCGCAAGGATGGCTGCCAGCATAATTCCGGCAATTATCGGGTGGAACAGGCTGTTTACCATTACCATGAACACGGTTTCACTTGATGCACCCGCCAGGAATTCCGGCACATAAGCCCTTCCCACAAGACCGACAATCACTGCGAAAGCCAGAGAGATGGTGACCCAGGTTATGGCAATTGCCCGGGACTGTTTGATTTCCTCCGGGTTATTTATGGCCATGAAACGTACGAGGATATGGGGCTGGCCAAAATATCCAAAACCCCAGGCTAGCAAAGAGACTACACTTATCAGGGAAATCAGGTTCCCATCAGAACCGGTGAAAGGGGTCAGCAGGCTCGGGTCAATGGTTCTGACTATATCAACCGTTGATGAGATGCCACCCAGGCCGTTCATTGCTGCAAAGGGTACTATTGTGATGGCCAGAACCATAAGCAAACCCTGGAAGAAATCAGTCCAGCAGACTGCCATGAATCCGCCCAGGAAAGTATAGGAAATAATTACAAGTACGCCTATTGTGAGGGCAGTAAAGTATTCAACTCCAAAGACCGTACTGAAAAGCTTACCTCCTGCAACAAACCCAGAGGAAGTATAGAACAGAAAGAATATAAGGATAAACAGGGCAGAAATCGTTCTTAAAAGTTTACTTTTATCCCTGAAACGATTTTCAAAATATACCGGGAGAGTCAGGGCATCTCCTGCCTCTTTTGTGTATCTGCGCAGCCTTTTGGCAACAAATTTCCAGTTAAGATATGTTCCGACTCCCAATCCGAGAGCAATCCATCCTGCTTCCATTCCAGAGAGATATGCATAACCCGGCAACCCTAAAAGCAGCCAGCCGCTCATATCCGATGCCTGGGAACTTAAGGCGGTTACCCATTTGTTCAATCGCCTGCCACCTAGAATATAATCGGACAGGTTTTCGGTTTTCTTGTAGTAATAAAAACCGATTGTCAACATGAAAAGTAAATATAATACAATTATAATTGCAACACTCTGGTTTCCTGATGTCATTTCCATGAACTTTATCTCCTGTGGACACCGTAATTGAATTGGCTCTCAGATACAGGTTTTCAGTTATTAATGTTCTGATTTTATATAATCAATTCATGGAAAGTGGTTATTTGTCTCACAATATCCACAATATCAATGCTATGTAGAGTAAAAAAAGAGTGAGGGGAATCAATCGTGCAAGTATGTTGATACTGTAAGCCAATCCCAGGTAATCATCCTTTAGTAATTTCATGGGTTCAGCCTTTTTGTTCATAAAACCTGCGCTTGCCTTTGATACATTTTGGCGGGCACTTTCAATGACATTTTCCAGGCTTTTAGGGTCTACGTGCCTGTCCGCAATCATGCTATGTATGCTGCTATGTGTATCGGTTGTAAACATTATGATGTCATCAAAGTAGTTTTCATATTCAAGGGCTACATCCATCATTTCGGAGGATATTCCATTGCCTTCGGTGCCAAAGACAAGTATTCTCTGGCCATCAACTTCTTCAACAAGGGCAAATTTAGGTGTACCTGCAACTTCGGTGGCAAAACCTGCACGGTAATCATGTAGTTCGCACTTTTCAAGTTCGTCGAGAAAATCTTTTAGGCAATTTCTGAAATGCTCGGCTTCCACAGTGCCATAAATGAGCTGCTCTTTAGGTTCCTTATTACGTTCATGGTTGTGAAGGTCTATTATCACTACTTTATTGAGGTCCAGGATTTCTGTAAATACGGGTATCTCGTAATCTCCATATTCTTCAGCTTCCATGTATACTATCTTCTGGTTTCCCCATTTTCTCCCGTAAAATACCAGTTTTCCATAATCCTTTTTTAACATTTTTGAAGCATAATCAGTTGTTTCGGGCTCTTCGAATGCCCCTATTATTTTTTTAATGTCCCCGGGATTTGCAGGATCGGATTTATGGGTGGATGGGACATGCAGGAAAAACCCTTCACTGTTATTATTCAGGTGATTGATTATGTCTGTGGATGCCCTGCCTCCGCCGAATCCTTCGAGTGGGCCGGGATGTATCCAGGGAATTGCAATAGTGGATTCCCCATTTTTATTTTTCAGCAGTAAGGTCTGTACATCTGGTTTTACTAAATAACCCAGGTCCAGAATTTCCTGTTTTTTATGCATCATTCCGGAGAACAATTTAATAGCTGAAACATTCACATTGGTACTTATCAGGTATTCTGCAAGTAAAAAAGCCAGCAGGATTGTTATACCTGCCAGGAAGAAAACGCCTAATTTTTCCACGTAAGTCACATAAGTTATATCCTGTTCCCGGCCTAGGAAAATGTGGTAGGTTGCAATTATCATAAGTGGATGTGCTAGGCTTACTATAGTGATTCTTTTAATATTTTCGTACCCCAGCGTTGATATCAATACGATCATGCTGATCAGGAATACCGTAATAACCGCAAGCCAGAATATGTTCCAGCTGCTTGCAATTCCTGTTGGCCCGGCGGCACTCAGGATCATACCATATATAAACAGGATACATTCGCTAAATAGGGCTATGAAGTAACTCCATTTACGGGGATACTCCTCAAATGACAAATGGTAAATCTCACCCGCAATAAGTGTCGGGATTACGAAAACCATCAATATTGTTTCTATAATATAACGAACACTCAATTCTAGCGGAGATACAGATGATAGGAAAAAATTAACGATTACTCCATACAGGCAACCTGATAGTATTACAGCAGCAATCACCGTTTTCATTGGTGGGATGCTGAATATCACTTTCTTGAATACATCGATATTGTCAGCCATTGATTTCAATTAGTTAATATTGCATACCCTTTATGTATATTTTGATTATATTCTATATAGTTTTAGCATAAGTTTATTTTGTTGCTGCAATGGAATTTTTTTGCATTTCATATTTGCTGAATATGCGATACATTTTCCTGTATTCGGTTATGGGTAAAATCAGTATCATTACCAACATCGCATGCAGAAAACCATCTTGGAATTCTGCCATTAATGATGAGAAATAGAGAATAACTCCAATTATAAGGAATATTATTGTAACCTCTATCGTATGAATAAAGGATGCAAATTTTGCACCTTTGGAGGTAACAAGTTTTGCCCATCCGTCTGCGGTCCCAAAATAATCTAGTGCTTTCATGGGCTCTTCAGTGTTTGCAGCTTTCATTTTATCGAGAATTGTTTTATCTGTTTTATTTTTCATTTGTTTCCTGTACTTGAAAACAATCAAGCCACCAAATATAATGACTAAGGTTATTAAATGATAATATCCCAGATATGCAGCCAGCGTGCCGATAAACATCATCAATCCAATCACGGGTGCCACAAATATTGTTTGGTCTTTCCTCCACATGTAGAGGTTATATATTGTCATTAAGGCAAAGAATGTCAGTGCCAGTATCCACACTATTTTTTCCATAAATATCTCCTTTGTTTACTTGATGCAGTTCATTTCTTATATTTTTTTATCAGCAAATCATTTTTAATATTAGAAATTACATTAATTATTTGAATAATCTCAGGTATTTATTATGTACTCAAAACATATGATTATATTGTTATGTTTCCTGCTTGCAGGGCTATTCATTCTTCCAGTTTCAGCAGATGTGATGCCGCCGGGTTACAAAGCAGTAGAAAGAACTGTATTTATCGAAAACGTTGAAGAATATCCAAATGTTGTTTTTGTGGGTAACATACAGGGTCCTGTAATACAGTGTAAGAATCCCTATGTTATTTACCCGAATACTACTCTTACCCAATTTTATAAGGCAAATAATCTTACAATATATGCAATTGATAGATCTTACTTTGAAAAGTATGGTTTGGAGAATTTGGATTTGAAATCCGGTACGGAATTTTATTCCTGTTCATTTCCAATAAATCCTGACTGGTATTCTACTACGATTGTCAATCCTGTGAATAGGGAAGAGATAAATTATTCAGTTGCAGGCTTTAAAGACAATCATCTTATACTTTATATGTCTTATAAGAAGTCTGTTCGAAGCGGCCTGCCAGATAAAATAGAACACTTTGATCCTCCTCAAATTGATGGTCTTTACAAGAATATTGGAACTAGTTCCAATGATATTGACTCGTCAGGATCTTCCAATTCTTTGGAAAGTAGTATGTTTTCTAACATCCTCCGGGATATATATGATTTTTTTAGTAATTTATTCAGGATTTTTGTTATATGATATATGAATATGTGTTCCTGAAATCCCTTTTATTAACTCTGGCGATTGAAATTCCCATAATTTTCTTTATTGTCAGGAATCTTTTTGGGTTGAAGCGAAATATCTTATCGGATAGCCTTTTATTTTCCTGTGCAATTTGTGCTACAGCTTTGACTTTACCTTATCTATGGTTTATATTCCCGGCTATTATAGGCTCATATTGCTGGCTTATTCTGGCAGGTGAAGGAATTGTGATTCTGGTAGAAACTTGGATTTATTTTGTCTTCCTTAAATTGGATCTGGATGAATCCTTACTTATTTCGATTTGTTGCAATTTGGCTTCAGTTTTTGCCGGTTTTTTGCTAGGGAAGTCCATTTTTTGATCATGATACTTTAATTCAGCTTTAATGGTATGTAGTATGGTATTGTAGGAATTTTCCTTATAAATTGCAAAAGAAAATATAATTACTATATATTATATAACAAAAACATTTATATTTGTATGGTTTCTATAGTTATATAATGTCAGATGAATATTCTGGAGGTGGGGCAGCAAATCCCGGCATTGTAAAAATCGCCTGATATATTTTCCAGAGGTACAGTCGCAGAACACTGATCCTTAGAATATGATGCAAACTACTCGGAGTGTGAAACACACGATAATAAGTTGCTCCATACAGATTTCCGGAATTGGCCGTCGACCCGTTTTCCCTGTCCATAACCCCTCTTTCCTGCTCCTTCATGAAACTCCCTATTCTCCTCCTGTCCCGCCGGATTGGTTTTAGCGTTATACCGAAAACTAACCCTTAAGCCTTTTAGGCAAAACCATTTTTTCTTTTTTCATTTGCCTTTTCTTAGGTATCTCCGAATAAGTACCCATATGGCTCCTGTGGCGGATATGAATATTACTAGCATGAACATACCGAATATATTGAAATAGGCTTCATGGGCAGGCCTTTCAAAAAAATCCGACTTCAATTTAGGCATAAGGTAGACAGTATTCAGGAATTCGATGGCAGACCACTTTTCTTTTTCCCCAACTACAAGTACATATTTTCCCTTATTGTCCGGGCTGAAAACTTTCAATATATATTTTCCAGTTCCTACTTCTATTCCTTTTACTGTTTTTCCATCCTGGTCTGTTATTAGTTCGGGTCCGTCGTAATAGTAATCTCCTCCGAATTCCTCATAATACGGGGTCCACTCATGGGACATCCCATCAAGTACAGTGCAATTTGTATCATCGATTCCTTCACGGCATATTTTTACAGATACATCCTTTTCGATACCTTCGGTTGCGGGTACAAGCAGGCTGGCATATAGTCTGAAAGACGTATTAGAGTCTATAACGTATATGTCGGGCACACCTCTAAGTTCGCCGTAGAATGCCTGGGAAATTTCAGGATTTTCAACATTGGTTGTATTGCTTTCAACAAGCCGTGGCAGATGGGCAGAACCAACTGCAGGGGCAAGCAGGAGGGCAGCGAGGAGTATTATTGGGACAAGTTTCATGAAATAAAATCTATCTTTCGGGCATATAGTTCCTTTGCTAAAAATTCAGTGGTCCATTGAATACGAATCAAAAGTGATTTATGTTAACATCTCTCAATAATATATTATGATACCGCAAATATCCTTTTCCCGGCCAGTTGTGCTTGTAAGCAGGTGCCTTGAATTTGAAAAAGTACGTTATGATGGCCAAGTGATTCACTGCCAGGCAGTGCGGGACCTTGAGCCTTTCGTGGATTTCATTAAAGTATGTCCGGAAGTAGACATTGGTCTTGGAGTTCCGAGGGATACCCTGAGGATTGTAAAGACCAAAGGGGAATACCGTCTTGTACAACCCAAAACAGGAAATGATGTAACTGAAAAAATGGATGAATTTACGGATTCTTTCCTTGAGGAATTGTCGGAAGTGGATGGTTTCATTT harbors:
- the putP gene encoding sodium/proline symporter PutP, producing MEMTSGNQSVAIIIVLYLLFMLTIGFYYYKKTENLSDYILGGRRLNKWVTALSSQASDMSGWLLLGLPGYAYLSGMEAGWIALGLGVGTYLNWKFVAKRLRRYTKEAGDALTLPVYFENRFRDKSKLLRTISALFILIFFLFYTSSGFVAGGKLFSTVFGVEYFTALTIGVLVIISYTFLGGFMAVCWTDFFQGLLMVLAITIVPFAAMNGLGGISSTVDIVRTIDPSLLTPFTGSDGNLISLISVVSLLAWGFGYFGQPHILVRFMAINNPEEIKQSRAIAITWVTISLAFAVIVGLVGRAYVPEFLAGASSETVFMVMVNSLFHPIIAGIMLAAILAAIMSTADSQLLVAASAFTEDIYRLVFKSNATQRELVWMGRITVIGISLLAYYFALDPASSVLDLVAYAWAGFGAAFGPAIIFSLFSRKVTRNAVLGGMISGGVMVILWKQLSGGIFDLYEIVPGFILSSIVILLITRMDREPAAEIQEEFDRVQQSA
- a CDS encoding DUF2070 family protein, with translation MADNIDVFKKVIFSIPPMKTVIAAVILSGCLYGVIVNFFLSSVSPLELSVRYIIETILMVFVIPTLIAGEIYHLSFEEYPRKWSYFIALFSECILFIYGMILSAAGPTGIASSWNIFWLAVITVFLISMIVLISTLGYENIKRITIVSLAHPLMIIATYHIFLGREQDITYVTYVEKLGVFFLAGITILLAFLLAEYLISTNVNVSAIKLFSGMMHKKQEILDLGYLVKPDVQTLLLKNKNGESTIAIPWIHPGPLEGFGGGRASTDIINHLNNNSEGFFLHVPSTHKSDPANPGDIKKIIGAFEEPETTDYASKMLKKDYGKLVFYGRKWGNQKIVYMEAEEYGDYEIPVFTEILDLNKVVIIDLHNHERNKEPKEQLIYGTVEAEHFRNCLKDFLDELEKCELHDYRAGFATEVAGTPKFALVEEVDGQRILVFGTEGNGISSEMMDVALEYENYFDDIIMFTTDTHSSIHSMIADRHVDPKSLENVIESARQNVSKASAGFMNKKAEPMKLLKDDYLGLAYSINILARLIPLTLFLLYIALILWIL